A window of the Cicer arietinum cultivar CDC Frontier isolate Library 1 chromosome 6, Cicar.CDCFrontier_v2.0, whole genome shotgun sequence genome harbors these coding sequences:
- the LOC101499185 gene encoding pentatricopeptide repeat-containing protein At2g15690, mitochondrial-like gives MLSSSFSLKLRTNYIHGNHLCKTLSTSAIPNQYGRFPPHSQQPPSESDHTPFHPPPQYFNNHNHFPQNTHNAPARFPQQGWNPQSPNFRPPPPQNPNFRPPPPQNPNFRPSPPQNPNFQQPNSSNRLNNQNHWNPQTSPTVNPNQFQNPNNQFQNPNNQFQNPNNQFQNSNSQFQNPNQLNERASVQEQAQPPSIVDLTRFCREGNVKEALELMEKGVKADANCFDLLFDLCGKSKSVEDAKKVHDYFLQSTFRSDFKLHNKVIEMYGNCKSMTDARRVFDHMPNRNMDSWHMMIRGYANSTMGDEALQLFEHMNELGLEITSETLLAVLSACGSAEAVEDAYLHFESMKNKYGIEPGVEHYMGLLEVLGQSGYLKEAEEFIEKLPFGPTVTVLETLKSYARIHGDIDLEDHVEELIVRLDPSKAVANKIPTPPPKKYSAISMLEGRNRMIEYKNPTLYKDDEKLKALSGMKEAGYVPDTRYVLHDIDQEAKEQALLYHSERLAIAYGLISTPPRTPLRIIKNLRVCGDCHNAIKIMSRIVGRELIVRDNKRFHHFKDGKCSCGDYW, from the coding sequence ATGCtatcttcttctttctctttgaAGCTACGAACAAATTATATCCATGGCAACCACTTGTGCAAAACCCTAAGTACCTCTGCTATTCCAAATCAGTACGGTAGATTCCCTCCTCACTCTCAACAACCACCCTCTGAATCTGATCACACACCCTTTCATCCTCCTCCTCAATATTTCAACAATCATAATCACTTTCCTCAAAATACCCATAATGCCCCTGCTCGATTTCCTCAACAGGGCTGGAACCCTCAAAGCCCCAACTTCCGCCCACCACCTCCTCAAAACCCCAACTTCCGCCCACCACCTCCTCAAAACCCCAACTTCCGGCCATCACCTCCTCAAAATCCCAACTTTCAACAACCCAATAGTTCCAATCGATTGAACAATCAGAATCACTGGAACCCCCAGACCTCCCCAACTGTTAACCCAAACCAATTTCAAAACCCCAACAACCAATTTCAAAACCCCAACAACCAATTTCAAAACCCCAACAACCAATTTCAAAACTCTAATAGCCaatttcaaaaccctaatcagTTGAACGAACGAGCTTCTGTTCAAGAACAAGCTCAGCCTCCTTCTATTGTTGATTTGACACGTTTTTGTCGTGAGGGGAATGTTAAAGAGGCGCTTGAATTGATGGAAAAAGGTGTTAAAGCTGATGCTAATTGCTTTGATCTTCTGTTTGATTTGTGTGGCAAATCGAAATCAGTTGAGGATGCTAAGAAAGTGCATGATTACTTTTTACAATCTACTTTTAGGAGTGATTTCAAGTTGCATAATAAGGTGATTGAGATGTATGGGAATTGTAAAAGTATGACTGATGCGCGTAGAGTGTTTGATCATATGCCTAACAGAAACATGGATTCTTGGCACATGATGATTCGTGGATATGCGAATAGTACAATGGGAGATGAGGCGTTGCAGTTATTTGAGCATATGAATGAGCTGGGTTTGGAGATAACTTCGGAGACTTTGCTTGCAGTATTATCGGCTTGTGGCAGTGCAGAGGCTGTGGAGGATGCTTACCTACATTTTGAATCCATGAAAAACAAGTATGGAATTGAACCAGGGGTTGAGCACTACATGGGGCTTTTGGAAGTTCTTGGACAATCTGGATACCTCAAAGAGGCTGAGGAGTTTATTGAGAAGTTGCCATTTGGGCCAACAGTGACAGTATTGGAGACCCTCAAGAGTTATGCTCGAATTCATGGAGATATTGATCTTGAAGACCATGTTGAGGAGTTGATTGTTAGACTTGACCCATCAAAGGCTGTTGCAAATAAGATCCCTACGCCGCCCCCGAAAAAGTATTCTGCGATTAGCATGCTCGAAGGCAGGAACAGAATGATCGAGTATAAGAATCCCACTCTTTACAAGGATGATGAGAAGTTGAAGGCTTTGAGTGGAATGAAAGAAGCAGGATATGTTCCTGATACAAGATACGTTCTTCATGACATTGATCAGGAAGCAAAGGAGCAGGCATTGCTCTACCACAGTGAACGTCTAGCAATTGCCTATGGTCTTATTAGTACTCCACCTAGAACACCTCTTAGGATTATCAAGAACCTACGTGTTTGTGGTGACTGTCACAATGCCATTAAGATCATGTCTAGGATTGTAGGTAGGGAATTGATTGTCAGAGATAACAAAAGGTTCCATCATTTCAAGGATGGGAAATGCTCTTGTGGGGATTATTGGTGA